One part of the Xylocopa sonorina isolate GNS202 chromosome 10, iyXylSono1_principal, whole genome shotgun sequence genome encodes these proteins:
- the LOC143428444 gene encoding uncharacterized protein LOC143428444 isoform X1 yields MAADTVALSALTLARGDKILVTVESALPDIVVVSFVHGAKCFQGALLDATKRGLPCGVQPPEPVPDPDGDKLATIAARFSYFQERKSTLAAAKVDLRRNINPPARYKNARPTVRLRPRQVLCSKCRSICNENSENVDVSRKRKHDEVQQEQQQQQQQQQQAQQQQVTGHGSTRRSDRRCGQQPQKSSRILFSECQPENITVSSHQAAKSSSSTALSPDSSKLGPSLIPKISRLQPNEINNAMQGNEKVKIGQSYWNNRADEGDSSANAMEPTEERMESTDCDSNPSMAYCATPRRLSSSSVESAKIPEEEEKKTFAAADSTMRPRTGRVPRKKRSVGSMEDLWDETVFEDPTRTARTTPVIKISFGAQGEGTVLKIPAKIQDPEYEQETDEAEDAQTETERDPLELPRNFDNEYDYREDGEEDGQEQVDPQKQGVKDASAKAAKRALKKAKKEARRKMLGGVSPARSPCNGSPRYNPTYDTLSYHRRKHKVKHKKKHKEDRKHKSQQAQHQQQPCLESGSTENQQNWNVLPGSESYTAIKEQCLKQKLSISLKRLNTNAYARCDYPVSNSSGCKSPGASSDELSEQEPEVDAGETAPDFPPQSHPLMMRLAATPVEHCLTANGRRMDVGDVVWGKIHGFPWWPGKVLSITVSCKEDGTSSGPQAHVAWYGSSTSSLMSCDQLSPFLETFKTRYNKKKRGPYKEAIRQAQNEARSQITPNSTSSVLNVCGSPREVNVLS; encoded by the exons AGGTCTCCCGTGCGGCGTGCAACCCCCGGAGCCGGTGCCAGACCCCGATGGCGACAAATTGGCCACGATCGCCGCCCGTTTCAGCTACTTCCAGGAGAGGAAGAGCACGCTGGCCGCGGCGAAAGTCGATCTCCGTAGGAACATCAATCCGCCAGCCAGGTACAAGAATGCACGGCCAACGGTCAGGCTCAGGCCGCGCCAGGTGCTCTGCAGCAAGTGTAGATCGATCTGCAACGAGAACAGCGAGAACGTGGACGTCAGCAGGAAACGGAAGCACGACGAGGTGCAGCaggagcagcagcaacagcagcagcagcagcagcaggcgCAGCAACAGCAG GTCACGGGCCACGGGTCCACGAGAAGAAGTGATCGCCGTTGCGGTCAGCAGCCGCAAAAAAGTTCGAGGATACTGTTCTCCGAGTGCCAGCCTGAGAACATCACTGTGTCGTCTCATCAGGCTGCGAAATCCTCGTCGTCCACCGCTTTGAGCCCTGACTCGTCGAAGCTTGGACCATCTCTCATCCCGAAAATCTCGAGACTCCAACCGAACGAGATCAACAATGCCATGCAAGGAAACG AGAAAGTGAAAATAGGCCAGTCCTATTGGAACAATAGAGCTGACGAGGGCGACTCGTCGGCGAACGCGATGGAGCCGACGGAGGAACGTATGGAGTCGACGGACTGCGACAGCAACCCGTCGATGGCTTACTGTGCCACGCCCAGGAGGCTCAGCAGCTCCTCCGTCGAGAGCGCGAAGATCCCAGAGGAAGAGGAGAAGAAAACGTTCGCGGCGGCTGACTCGACGATGAGGCCAAGGACGGGTCGTGTGCCGCGGAAGAAACGATCAGTGGGCTCCATGGAGGATCTGTGGGACGAGACGGTGTTCGAGGACCCGACGAGAACCGCGAGGACCACGCCTGTGATCAAGATCTCGTTTGGCGCGCAGGGCGAGGGCACCGTTCTCAAGATCCCCGCGAAAATTCAGGACCCAGAGTACGAACAGGAAACCGACGAGGCTGAGGACGCTCAGACGGAGACGGAGAGGGACCCGTTGGAGTTGCCCAGGAATTTTGATAACGAGTACGATTACCGCGAGGACGGAGAGGAAGATGGACAGGAGCAAGTGGATCCGCAGAAACAGGGCGTGAAGGACGCCAGTGCTAAGGCTGCGAAACGCGCGCTGAAGAAAGCCAAGAAGGAAGCTAGGAGGAAGATGCTAGGCGGAGTTTCGCCAGCGAGATCTCCCTGCAATGGATCGCCACG GTACAATCCCACGTACGACACGTTGTCGTATCACCGGCGCAAGCATAAAGTGAAGCATAAAAAGAAGCACAAGGAGGACCGGAAGCACAAGAGCCAGCAGGCGCAGCATCAGCAGCAGCCTTGTCTGGAGTCTGGTAGCACGGAGAACCAACAGAACTGGAACGTCCTACCGGGCAGCGAGTCGTACACAGCCATAAAGGAGCAGTGCCTCAAGCAGAAGCTATCCATATCTCTCAAGAGATTGAACACGAACGCTTATGCTAGATGTGATTATCCCGTGAGCAACTCGTCCGGGTGCAAGAGTCCTGGCGCCAGCAGCGACGAGCTGAGCGAGCAAGAGCCCGAGGTGGACGCGGGCGAAACTGCACCGGACTTCCCGCCACAGTCTCATCCTTTGATGATGCGCCTCGCCGCGACACCCGTGGAGCATTGTCTCACCGCCAATGGTAGACGGATGGACGTTGGTGACGTGGTGTGGGGGAAGATTCACGGGTTTCCCTGGTGGCCAGGAAAA GTCCTCAGCATCACAGTCTCGTGTAAAGAGGACGGCACATCATCCGGGCCGCAAGCTCACGTCGCCTGGTATGGTTCTTCGACAAGTTCTCTTATGTCGTGCGACCAGTTGAGTCCATTTTTAGAAACATTCAAG ACGCGGTACAACAAGAAGAAGAGAGGTCCGTACAAGGAGGCGATACGACAGGCGCAGAACGAGGCCCGAAGTCAGATCACGCCTAACTCGACGAGCAGCGTGCTAAACGTGTGTGGCTCGCCGCGCGAGGTCAACGTTCTCTCCTAA
- the LOC143428444 gene encoding uncharacterized protein LOC143428444 isoform X2 has protein sequence MAADTVALSALTLARGDKILVTVESALPDIVVVSFVHGAKCFQGALLDATKRGLPCGVQPPEPVPDPDGDKLATIAARFSYFQERKSTLAAAKVDLRRNINPPARYKNARPTVRLRPRQVLCSKCRSICNENSENVDVSRKRKHDEVQQEQQQQQQQQQQVTGHGSTRRSDRRCGQQPQKSSRILFSECQPENITVSSHQAAKSSSSTALSPDSSKLGPSLIPKISRLQPNEINNAMQGNEKVKIGQSYWNNRADEGDSSANAMEPTEERMESTDCDSNPSMAYCATPRRLSSSSVESAKIPEEEEKKTFAAADSTMRPRTGRVPRKKRSVGSMEDLWDETVFEDPTRTARTTPVIKISFGAQGEGTVLKIPAKIQDPEYEQETDEAEDAQTETERDPLELPRNFDNEYDYREDGEEDGQEQVDPQKQGVKDASAKAAKRALKKAKKEARRKMLGGVSPARSPCNGSPRYNPTYDTLSYHRRKHKVKHKKKHKEDRKHKSQQAQHQQQPCLESGSTENQQNWNVLPGSESYTAIKEQCLKQKLSISLKRLNTNAYARCDYPVSNSSGCKSPGASSDELSEQEPEVDAGETAPDFPPQSHPLMMRLAATPVEHCLTANGRRMDVGDVVWGKIHGFPWWPGKVLSITVSCKEDGTSSGPQAHVAWYGSSTSSLMSCDQLSPFLETFKTRYNKKKRGPYKEAIRQAQNEARSQITPNSTSSVLNVCGSPREVNVLS, from the exons AGGTCTCCCGTGCGGCGTGCAACCCCCGGAGCCGGTGCCAGACCCCGATGGCGACAAATTGGCCACGATCGCCGCCCGTTTCAGCTACTTCCAGGAGAGGAAGAGCACGCTGGCCGCGGCGAAAGTCGATCTCCGTAGGAACATCAATCCGCCAGCCAGGTACAAGAATGCACGGCCAACGGTCAGGCTCAGGCCGCGCCAGGTGCTCTGCAGCAAGTGTAGATCGATCTGCAACGAGAACAGCGAGAACGTGGACGTCAGCAGGAAACGGAAGCACGACGAGGTGCAGCaggagcagcagcaacagcagcagcagcagcagcag GTCACGGGCCACGGGTCCACGAGAAGAAGTGATCGCCGTTGCGGTCAGCAGCCGCAAAAAAGTTCGAGGATACTGTTCTCCGAGTGCCAGCCTGAGAACATCACTGTGTCGTCTCATCAGGCTGCGAAATCCTCGTCGTCCACCGCTTTGAGCCCTGACTCGTCGAAGCTTGGACCATCTCTCATCCCGAAAATCTCGAGACTCCAACCGAACGAGATCAACAATGCCATGCAAGGAAACG AGAAAGTGAAAATAGGCCAGTCCTATTGGAACAATAGAGCTGACGAGGGCGACTCGTCGGCGAACGCGATGGAGCCGACGGAGGAACGTATGGAGTCGACGGACTGCGACAGCAACCCGTCGATGGCTTACTGTGCCACGCCCAGGAGGCTCAGCAGCTCCTCCGTCGAGAGCGCGAAGATCCCAGAGGAAGAGGAGAAGAAAACGTTCGCGGCGGCTGACTCGACGATGAGGCCAAGGACGGGTCGTGTGCCGCGGAAGAAACGATCAGTGGGCTCCATGGAGGATCTGTGGGACGAGACGGTGTTCGAGGACCCGACGAGAACCGCGAGGACCACGCCTGTGATCAAGATCTCGTTTGGCGCGCAGGGCGAGGGCACCGTTCTCAAGATCCCCGCGAAAATTCAGGACCCAGAGTACGAACAGGAAACCGACGAGGCTGAGGACGCTCAGACGGAGACGGAGAGGGACCCGTTGGAGTTGCCCAGGAATTTTGATAACGAGTACGATTACCGCGAGGACGGAGAGGAAGATGGACAGGAGCAAGTGGATCCGCAGAAACAGGGCGTGAAGGACGCCAGTGCTAAGGCTGCGAAACGCGCGCTGAAGAAAGCCAAGAAGGAAGCTAGGAGGAAGATGCTAGGCGGAGTTTCGCCAGCGAGATCTCCCTGCAATGGATCGCCACG GTACAATCCCACGTACGACACGTTGTCGTATCACCGGCGCAAGCATAAAGTGAAGCATAAAAAGAAGCACAAGGAGGACCGGAAGCACAAGAGCCAGCAGGCGCAGCATCAGCAGCAGCCTTGTCTGGAGTCTGGTAGCACGGAGAACCAACAGAACTGGAACGTCCTACCGGGCAGCGAGTCGTACACAGCCATAAAGGAGCAGTGCCTCAAGCAGAAGCTATCCATATCTCTCAAGAGATTGAACACGAACGCTTATGCTAGATGTGATTATCCCGTGAGCAACTCGTCCGGGTGCAAGAGTCCTGGCGCCAGCAGCGACGAGCTGAGCGAGCAAGAGCCCGAGGTGGACGCGGGCGAAACTGCACCGGACTTCCCGCCACAGTCTCATCCTTTGATGATGCGCCTCGCCGCGACACCCGTGGAGCATTGTCTCACCGCCAATGGTAGACGGATGGACGTTGGTGACGTGGTGTGGGGGAAGATTCACGGGTTTCCCTGGTGGCCAGGAAAA GTCCTCAGCATCACAGTCTCGTGTAAAGAGGACGGCACATCATCCGGGCCGCAAGCTCACGTCGCCTGGTATGGTTCTTCGACAAGTTCTCTTATGTCGTGCGACCAGTTGAGTCCATTTTTAGAAACATTCAAG ACGCGGTACAACAAGAAGAAGAGAGGTCCGTACAAGGAGGCGATACGACAGGCGCAGAACGAGGCCCGAAGTCAGATCACGCCTAACTCGACGAGCAGCGTGCTAAACGTGTGTGGCTCGCCGCGCGAGGTCAACGTTCTCTCCTAA